A segment of the Coffea arabica cultivar ET-39 chromosome 8c, Coffea Arabica ET-39 HiFi, whole genome shotgun sequence genome:
TCTTTGAATACAAAATAACAACTGGAATTCGATTTTTTGTGGATTTAATATCTATGAATGTCTTACCCATAGCTTCCCAATGATTGATCATAGAAGTTAGAGTTATCATAGAGCAATGCACAAATAACACATGATTTGGTATTTTCTTCCTTCCAATCATTTGCTTCTCACCTCTTCAAAAATTGAAAGTACAATTGAAACAAAACTATCCAATCTAAGAACATTAACTACAAAGACCATGTCAATGCTATCTCTTACTTAAGGATACGAATGTGTTTAGCTTTTGATCTTTATTATTGTTATAACAGATGCAACAAATAAGGAAACAAACAAGAACACAGGAACAGTTTTAGGGAAAATCAGATTTTATTAGGGTTGTAATCGGAATAGAATACAAACTGAAGAtaaggtatatatatatatacaaccaaACGGATTGGACCCAAAAATAGGCCCAAAACCAAGACCCAAAATAAAACACACCCCCGAATAACTCAGCGAAGGTCGAAGATCTAATTCAAGGCTGTagcggccccacttccccctaagacgaaccaaagggttggcgggtcgcctgcctaactctccccaggactcactcactctaGCAACTAATATCACCAAACATAAATCGAAAATAAACCTTACTCCTCGAGCAAGTTAAGTACTTAAATAAATCATACAATTCAACTTATACAGTCCGAAAATACAATTCCAAGTACCAACGAAAACGTCGAGCTTAAAATacttaatttacaatttaaagtTCCTAATCCAGGGCACAGAAGCACCACAGGATTCACATTTTCCCAAAGGCAcaagaaaatcatccaaaagatatTAAAGTATCTCCcaaagtacaattacaaaagtgggcattcaaaatataacatttctTTTTTAGTTCTCCAAGGCTTCATGCATttcagaacctgtcaaggaaaaaaaattggaagcGATGAGCCAATAGTTCAGTGGTGCTTCGAAACATGCAATTCACATAGGgcaatttaacaagtacaaatggaCAAGTAAGCAATTAACAATTTAGGAAAACGAGGTAACATGACAAAAAAAGGAtacggggctctcaggagccaaagtcCTCGCGCTTGATCAAGTAAtttatagtagttgacactccgtcaactttcacaaCCTATTCTCCATGTAGACATTTTCCCCAATCTACACGTCTCCTATCAACGACTTCCCCCTTATTTTCGGGCCCGTCTCCAACATGAATTTTGCAAGCACTTTTACCAAGATGgcagagaggtacctcccactctaaTAGAGCGTGGTACGTGCATCcgtttggtttatttagtcgACGAGACCACGCTCCAATCGACATTACAACACTTGTACTTGTGGTATTTCACGCAATCACAtagcatataacatttcatggtATCTCTAGCAAGTACTTTTAACAAGTAGTTCAACTAGCAATTAAACACGATTCATGCAAAAGATACTCACCTTAAGTGAAGTGTctagaattccaaactttgacCGAGGTTGTGCCCTTCACCAACTCCTAAAAACATACAAATAATTCACGTAAATTTCTACTTTTGAGTTGGCGAGTTTACTCAAGTCTTCTAGCATttaatttcactcaaaaatCCCAAACTAGCATTAATTGTTTTCTCAAAGTGAAATCCACAAATTTCaagtgaaattaaattttgaggtttctttaaaacaaaaaacttgCTAAATTCGTCAAATATTCCAATAACCAAGTTCTAGAGTCGTATAAGCAATTAACATCCCTTTGGTGTCACAAGTTGAGAAAAATCACATTTAACCATTTAGAAGAATTTTCCCCTCTAATTTTCCCCAAAAATATCTTgggaaattcttttaagaggaaatcatataaaccaagtaaaactagccgttggaatTTCTATAAAATAGAAACTCCTTAAGTTTGCCAGATTCCATTGATCAACTTGGTTCAAGAATTTTCATGAAggcaaaaacttgagttttcaagaaaatttccaaatttagcaTATTTCTcgaaatagggcatttggtctAATAAAATTCAAGGTTATTGACTCAAAATGGACCTAGTAACAAAGGTTAATGCTAGAAAACATTTTCGGGACAATTTAGTTCACATTTAATCAAAATGAAATCCAAACGTCAAAATTATttctaatttcaaacaaaatttctgttttggtagTCTCGTGAAGAATAAAATTTTGGCCCACTTTTCAACGTAAACTCTACTAGATTTTGTCCCCAAATGGAGTTATACACACCCCTTAACTAAACACAAGTCAAATTGGGTTCGTGTTAATGTGAAAATTATTCAACATGTCTCATGcaaagttgggaaaattttCAAGTGCATTCGGTACAAGCAGTCCATTTCctcttcaatttgtccaaaacttTTCAACTACCCAAAAGCTACATTTTCCCCCAAACAATACTACACATATTGGTAAACATGTAAACAGCCCAAATAGTTCACAAATTTGTCGAAATCAATCCCCAAAAATTCgaccaaaatctggaaaatttccagaattttcggGTAGCTCAAGGGgcatttttctctttgatttttcaatgaaatttcccATTGTACCAAAGCTGCATTTTCACCAAAACTACTCTACACATATAGGTGAACATATACATGATTTAAATAGCCCAATAACTTCACAAAATCCAGCTCAAAAATTCgggtaaaaatggaagaaaatcaaGCCTGTTTGTGCGGCTATAGCAGAGCAGAATTTTCTCCTCTTTTTGCTCAACCATTTTCAACTTATAAGTCATACTTTAAGTCCATAACAATCACAACTAACTAGTCTAACCTCCCAACAAGCAATCCAGTTCATTACCTAAGTAAAAATTGCAAAACAACAACCGGTAACCAAGCTAGAATTTTGCCTTCCCATTTCGGCCAGCTCTCCATTTTCATTCTTAAAATTTCCCAAACATTTACCCACCACAAAACACACATATAAACATATAAAACACCTCTaacttcatcaatcattagcttagAGGTTCAGTAacccaacaagtttcaccaacGCAAGTTAACATTTCAAGAACCACAAGCtgcaaaatctgaaatttttggcTAAGGTGCTAAACTGGAGTTTGTTACCTTCAAGTGCGTTGTTTACTAGCTAAATGTATTGTTTAGTTCCTCAAGTTGATCCTAGAACCACAGAGGATCAGCCAGCTCCCTTGCTCTCTGTTTCCCTCTCGGTCTGGTCAATCACCGCAGCAGCACAGCAGTGACTGAAGATGAAGAGGGCTGGGGTTCTGGGGTTTTTGGTGAGATTGAGGTGGTTCTGTGGTTGGTGGAAGGAAGAAATAGGAAGCTGGTTTTTCTCCTTCATCCTGGTTCGAACAACCCAGCAGTAGTAGCAGTGGCAGGAGCAGCGAGATTAGCAGCAGCAACAACGATCCTCTCCTTCCTCTTGCTCGATCTGGACAGCAGCAAGAAGTGGAGGTGGAAGCTGAAAAGGGAAGCTTGAAGACTGGGTGTGAGTGGCTGAAGATGAGAGGCTGTTGGAGCTTGGAAGGCAGCGGTTTCTGCTTCTTCTTGCAACAGAGGAGCGGAAGTTTAGAGGGGTAAGAAAAGGGTGGTAGCTGGTGACAAGATGGGAGGAAAATTGTGGTAGTCTAGGGAGTAGTCTAATTGACTTTTGGGCATGCTAATAATggtggaaaaattttgaattgaatCGCGTTTACGCGCGAGAATTTTCTCTACTGATAGGAATTCCCCATTTAACACATTCTCAAATTAGTTGTACATTTTTATAACCTCTACATATCTTACATTTCAACTTAGGGCTACATTGCGCGTCAATGTGCAAAAATTTACCCTAATGCTTAGTCAAACGCGAAtcgtcaaataaatttttaaaaattcatgtaaattaaaatataacatttttataagtgaaaacaTCATTACTAATATAAATACACattattaaatataaatacatattatttaataatttcaacatttaaataatattttaattttaattttcaaaaattaatgaaattttgagatcctcacatccttccccccttaaaaaaattttgtcctcaaaattcttacCTGTTCAAGTGAATAACTCTGGGTATTGGTCCTTCATGTCCTTCTCTACCTCCCAAGTTGCCTTTTCGACGTCGTGATTTCTCCACAAGACTTTGACTAAAGCAATCTTCTTATTTCTCAATTCTTTAATTTCTCGATCCAAAATCTTAACTGGTCgctcctcataggtcaaagaCTCGTCTACTTCAACTTTATCTAATTGAATCACATGACTTGGGTCGGGATGATATTTCTTCAGCATAGATACGTGGAAGACATTATGAATCTTGCTCATACTAGGAGGTAAATCCAGCTGATAAGCCACTTTTCCAACTCGTTTAAGAATTTCAAAGGGTCCAATGTACCTCGGCATTAATTTCTTTCCCTTCTTGGATACTACCCCTCATTTCATAGGTTTCACTCTTAGAAAGACTTTGTCCCTTACGTCAaattccaagtcttttcttcggttatccgcgtaaCTCTTCTGACGACTTTGAGCGGTCTGAAGTCTTTCCCTAACCAGTTTAACCTTCTCGTAAGCTTCTTCGATCCATGGGATAGCTGTCGGATCTAaaactcttttctctcctatttcatcccaatgaatcggGGATCGACACCTTCTACCATAAAGCGCCTCATACggtgccatttggattgaaCTCTGATAACTGTTATTATAAGTAAACTCTGCCAACGTCATGTATTGGCTCCAACTCCCTCCGAAATCTAATATACAGGATTTTAACATGTCCTCTAGGGTTTGTATGGTCCTCACCGACTGTCCATTTGTTTGTGGATGATATGCAGTGCTCAacttcaacttagtccccaaagtctcctgaaatttctgccaaaagcGGGAAACGAATCTAGGGTCTCGATCAGATACTATACTTACAGGAATCCCATGCAATCTCATAATTtcttctgtgtacaacttggCTAATTTCTCCAAAGAGTAACTCATATTCACCGGTAAGAAATGTGCAGATTTAGTAAgcctatccactatcacccaaaccgCATCATGTCCCCTTTGACTTCTAAGTAAACCCGTCACAAAATGCATGGTAATATGCTCCCATTTTAAATCAGGGATTTCTAAAGGTTGTAACAAACCAAAAGGCTTTTGATGTTCTGCCTTAACCTGCTGACATACTAGACAAGTCTGTACAAATTTCGCCACATCCCTTTTTAAGCCATCCCATCAATAAAGCCCTTTCACatcctgatacatcttgttaACTCTAAGGTGAATagtatacttggatcgatgTGACCCCTCTAGAATTTCTCTTTTCAAACCCTCTTCACTAGGTACTACTATTCGATCCCTAAATCTCAAAATGCCTTCAGGTCCTAACTTAAAATCTAGGGTTTCCCCCCTTTTTACTTTTTCCAAATAACCTTGTACTACCGGATCCTTCCCTTGAGCCTCCTTAATTCTTTCTAACAAAGGAGATTTTAAGGATAGATTTCCAAACAAGATTTTCAACTTTTCTAAACGAGAATTCCAACCACTCGTTTCTTCTAACATATCCCATTCTCTCACCATTAGACCCGCTACTTGAGCCCTTCTATTTAGTGCATCTGCAACCACATTTGCTTTTTCAGGGTGATAATTGATTGAACAATCATAATTCTCAAGAAATTCTACCCAACGCCTCTGTCGCAAGTTCAACTCCTTTTGTGAAAACAAGTACTTAAGACTTTTATGGTCGGTGAATACCTCAAATGTCACCCCATAcaagtaatgtctccacttcttCAAAGCAAAAATAACAGCAGTTAGCTCTAGGTCATGGGTCGGGTAATTCATATCAtgaggtttcaatttcctagaagtATAGGCCACAACTTTTCCCTTTTGCATTAGAACACAACCTAACCCTTCTTTAGAAGTATCGGAATATACTACATACCCATCAACTCCCTCAGGTAGGGCTAACACTGGAGGCGTAGTCAATCGCCTCTTCAATTCTTGAAAGCTCGCTtcacatttagggtttcaaatgaacttatgatttttcttagTTAACTCCGTCATTGGCCCAGtaatttttgagaaatcttTTATAAAACGACAGTAATAACCCGCCAATCCCAAGAAACTTTCTAATTTCAGTTGGATTCTCTGGTTGTTTCCACAAAGTAACTGCCTCCACTTTAGTTGGATCCACCGCGATTCTATTCTTAGAAATTTTATGACccagaaaagaaatttcttcTAGCTAACATTCACACTTACTGAACTTAGCGTAAAACTTGTGTTCCCTCAACACTTGTAAAACTATCTCCAAGTGCTTGGCGTGATCCTCTCGGGTCTTAGAATATACTAGAATATCATCTATGAATACTACCACAAATTGGTCCAAATATTTCTTAAAGATTCTCTGCATTAGATCCATGAAAGCAGTTGgagcattggttaacccaaaggGCATTACCGCAAATTCAAAGTACCCATATCTATAATTAAAAGCAATCTTAGGTATGTCTTCTTTTttaatcctcaattgatagtacccTTGTCTCAAATCTAACTTAGAGTATACCACTGatccttgcaattggtcaaataatccATCAATCAATGGCaaagggtacttattcttaatagtcACCTCATTCAAACCTCGATAGTCAATGCACAATctcaaactcccgtcctttttctttacaaacaaaactggagctccccacggtGAGTCACTTCTTTAATAAAACCTCTTTCTAGCAGGTCCTGCAACTGGATCTTTAGTTCTTTCAACTCCGCAGGAGCCATTCTATAAGGAGTC
Coding sequences within it:
- the LOC113705708 gene encoding uncharacterized protein codes for the protein MPRYIGPFEILKRVGKVAYQLDLPPSMSKIHNVFHVSMLKKYHPDPSHVIQLDKVEVDESLTYEERPVKILDREIKELRNKKIALVKVLWRNHDVEKATWEVEKDMKDQYPELFT
- the LOC140013346 gene encoding uncharacterized protein, with translation MSVAEYETNFTKLARYAPDLIATDQRCIRRFVQGLNVEIQEGRATAQINTYSDAVEKAQRFETVRAQFRSFFVRKRNAPSGSRDPIFTSAPPPKMGRETEVVNIPSASRGALARSAGARGPGARGSGVRGGQSGRGPPRSAPQGVQVSTPQITCGYCGKANHTANECWRKDGKCLKCGSAEHQIANCPKISENGGSQGGATSSRQTASGGSRPKVPARVYALDSQPVPDPSEVVEGTLPIFHRLAKVLIDPGATHSFVNLAFMCGIDVKPVRLPYDLEVRTPTGNKSMLTSLVYKECEFWVGDRKILVDLVSLDLKGYDVIIGIDFLSYHHAKLDCRAKVVEFCIPGEATLKLDVRGRLASSVLISGIRARKMLHKGVQGFLGFLINAPSDQVKFEDVPIVRDFSDVFPEELTSLPPEREIEFKIDLVPRVAPISKTPYRMAPAELKELKIQLQDLLERASFQELKRRLTTPPVLALPEGVDGYVVYSDTSKEGLGCVLMQKGKVVAYTSRKLKPHDMNYPTHDLELTAVIFALKKWRHYLYGVTFEVFTDHKSLKYLFSQKELNLRQRRWVEFLENYDCSINYHPEKANVVADALNRRAQVAGLMVREWDMLEETSGWNSRLEKLKILFGNLSLKSPLLERIKEAQGKDPVKAEHQKPFGLLQPLEIPDLKWEHITMHFVTGLLRSQRGHDAVWVIVDRLTKSAHFLPVNMSYSLEKLAKLYTEEIMRLHGIPVSIVSDRDPRFVSRFWQKFQETLGTKLKLSTAYHPQTNGQSVRTIQTLEDMLKSCILDFGGSWSQYMTLAEFTYNNSYQSSIQMAPYEALYGRRCRSPIHWDEIGEKRVLDPTAIPWIEEAYEKVKLVRERLQTAQSRQKSYADNRRKDLEFDVRDKVFLRVKPMK